One window of the Leishmania panamensis strain MHOM/PA/94/PSC-1 chromosome 12 sequence genome contains the following:
- the MAR1 gene encoding ribonuclease mar1 (TriTrypDB/GeneDB-style sysID: LpmP.12.0070), translating into MSRLIPHYSMGKTAFLCVDLQKAFSKRIENFPNCVFVANRLARMHEALPENTKYIVTEQYPKGLGHTVPEIILPKTAQVIEKTRFSCIVPEVEKLLKDVNNAVVFGIEGHACILQTVADLLDMNKRVFLLKDGLGSQKKTDFKAAVKLMSSWGPNCQLTTSESILLQMTRDSMDPNFKAIAKLLKEEPPIPL; encoded by the coding sequence ATGTCCCGCTTGATACCACATTACTCCATGGGGAAGACAGCCTTCCTGTGTGTCGATCTACAAAAGGCGTTCAGCAAGCGCATCGAGAACTTCCCAAACTGCGTCTTCGTTGCCAACCGGCTGGCACGAATGCATGAGGCACTGCCCGAGAACACCAAGTACATTGTCACAGAGCAGTATCCGAAGGGTCTCGGGCACACCGTTCCGGAGATTATTTTACCCAAAACGGCCCAAGTGATCGAGAAGACACGCTTTTCATGTATTGTGccggaggtggagaagctgctgaaAGACGTGAATAATGCTGTCGTCTTCGGCATTGAGGGACACGCCTGTATCCTGCAAACAGTAGCTGATCTCTTGGATATGAATAAGCGCGTGTTCCTTCTAAAAGACGGCCTGGGCAGTCAAAAGAAGACAGACTTCAAGGCCGCGGTAAAGCTGATGAGTTCATGGGGCCCCAACTGCCAGCTCACCACCTCCGAGTCGATTCTGCTTCAGATGACAAGGGATTCCATGGACCCCAACTTCAAGGCGATTGCaaagctgctgaaggaggagccTCCGATTCCGCTCTAA